In Ensifer canadensis, a genomic segment contains:
- the recA gene encoding recombinase RecA, translating into MAQNSLRLVEDKSVDKSKALEAALSQIERSFGKGSIMKLGGKDSIIEIETVSTGSLSLDIALGIGGLPKGRIVEIYGPESSGKTTLALQTIAEAQKKGGICAFVDAEHALDPVYARKLGVDLENLLISQPDTGEQALEITDTLVRSGAIDVLVIDSVAALVPRAEIEGEMGDSLPGMQARLMSQALRKLTASISKSNCMVVFINQIRMKIGVMFGSPETTTGGNALKFYASVRLDIRRIGSVKEREEVVGNQTRVKVVKNKMAPPFKQVEFDIMYGEGVSKTGELVDLGVKAGIVEKSGAWFSYNSQRLGQGRENAKSFLRDNPDLSREIETALRQNAGLIADRFLENGGPEPDDGDDAAEA; encoded by the coding sequence ATGGCACAAAACTCTTTGCGGCTCGTAGAGGACAAATCGGTGGATAAAAGCAAGGCACTTGAAGCGGCACTTTCCCAGATCGAACGGTCGTTCGGCAAGGGATCGATCATGAAGCTCGGTGGGAAGGACAGCATCATCGAGATCGAGACGGTTTCGACCGGCTCTCTCAGCCTGGACATCGCACTCGGCATTGGTGGCTTGCCGAAGGGCCGCATCGTCGAAATCTATGGTCCGGAAAGCTCGGGCAAGACGACGCTGGCGCTGCAGACCATCGCAGAAGCACAGAAGAAGGGCGGCATCTGCGCCTTCGTCGACGCCGAACACGCACTCGACCCGGTTTATGCGCGCAAGCTGGGCGTCGATCTCGAAAACCTGCTGATCTCGCAGCCCGATACCGGCGAACAGGCGCTCGAAATCACCGATACGCTGGTACGCTCCGGGGCGATCGACGTTCTCGTCATCGACTCCGTCGCAGCGCTCGTGCCGCGCGCCGAAATCGAAGGCGAAATGGGCGACAGCCTGCCGGGCATGCAGGCCCGTCTGATGAGCCAGGCGCTGCGCAAGTTGACCGCCTCGATCTCGAAGTCGAACTGCATGGTGGTCTTCATCAACCAGATCCGCATGAAGATCGGCGTCATGTTCGGTTCGCCGGAAACGACGACGGGCGGCAATGCGCTGAAGTTCTACGCCTCCGTTCGCCTCGACATCCGCCGTATCGGTTCCGTCAAGGAGCGCGAAGAAGTCGTCGGCAACCAGACGCGCGTCAAGGTCGTCAAGAACAAGATGGCGCCTCCCTTCAAGCAGGTCGAATTCGACATCATGTATGGCGAAGGCGTCTCGAAGACCGGCGAACTCGTCGATCTCGGCGTCAAGGCTGGTATCGTCGAGAAGTCCGGTGCCTGGTTCTCCTATAACAGCCAGCGCCTCGGCCAGGGTCGCGAGAACGCCAAGTCGTTCCTCAGGGACAATCCGGACCTGTCGCGCGAGATCGAGACGGCTCTGCGTCAGAACGCCGGCCTGATCGCCGACCGGTTCCTCGAGAATGGTGGTCCGGAACCCGACGACGGCGACGACGCTGCCGAAGCATAA
- a CDS encoding carbohydrate kinase family protein, whose product MKEGEIAVFGGAHIDRRGRISGTTAPGSSNPGTWFEEAGGGGFNAARNLARLGHSVRMISTRGGDAAGDIVTAAAAAAGVIDNPLTFLDRQTPSYTAIIENDGNLVIALADMDLYRMFSPRQLQRRALRDAIADSRLVLTDANLPEETIAALVAAASTDGRIVAGIAVSPAKVIRFQPSLVRLSFLFMNEAEARALTGKDAADAEGWPPLLRAAGLNGGVVTRGGRAVVAFDRETVCVATPPALPELADVTGAGDALASGFLTARLAGHDLSECLRRGIAAAGITLRSPLAASEQMSQANLEQALALVPAPQMLA is encoded by the coding sequence ATGAAGGAAGGCGAAATCGCCGTCTTCGGCGGCGCTCATATCGATCGGCGCGGCCGCATCTCGGGCACGACCGCACCCGGTTCGAGCAACCCCGGCACCTGGTTCGAAGAGGCAGGTGGCGGCGGCTTCAACGCTGCGCGCAACCTGGCACGACTGGGTCATAGCGTCCGGATGATCAGCACGCGCGGTGGTGACGCTGCTGGCGACATCGTGACGGCGGCCGCAGCGGCTGCCGGCGTCATCGACAATCCCCTCACCTTTCTCGACCGCCAGACGCCGAGCTACACTGCGATCATTGAAAATGACGGCAACCTGGTGATCGCCCTTGCCGACATGGATCTCTACCGGATGTTCTCGCCGCGCCAGTTGCAGCGGCGCGCATTGCGCGATGCCATCGCCGACAGCCGGCTGGTGCTGACCGATGCGAACCTGCCCGAAGAAACCATCGCCGCCCTCGTAGCGGCGGCGTCGACGGATGGGCGCATTGTCGCCGGTATCGCCGTATCGCCGGCAAAGGTGATCCGATTCCAGCCGAGCCTGGTCAGGCTCAGCTTCCTGTTCATGAACGAGGCCGAGGCGCGGGCGCTCACCGGCAAGGATGCGGCGGATGCTGAGGGTTGGCCGCCGCTTTTGCGCGCCGCCGGGCTCAATGGCGGCGTCGTTACCCGAGGCGGCAGAGCGGTCGTCGCCTTCGATCGCGAAACCGTCTGCGTCGCGACGCCGCCGGCCCTGCCGGAGCTCGCCGATGTTACCGGCGCCGGCGATGCCCTGGCATCAGGCTTCCTCACCGCCCGTCTTGCCGGCCATGATCTGTCGGAATGCCTGCGGCGCGGCATTGCCGCCGCCGGCATTACGCTTCGCTCTCCCTTGGCCGCCTCGGAACAAATGTCGCAGGCCAACCTCGAACAGGCACTGGCCCTTGTGCCGGCACCTCAAATGCTGGCATGA